CTCGCCGAAGAAAGAGATCGTCTGCTCGCGCTCGTTCGGGAGGCCGGTGGAGTCGCTGGCGGAACTGAAGGAAGCCACGGCGGAGTACGTCAGCCGCGCGGCGGAAAAGCTGCGGCGGCAAGGATCGCTGGCGGGCGGCGTGGGGGTGTACCTGATGACCAATCCCTTTAAAAACGAACCGCAGTACTACAACTCGGCCTATATCCCCTTCCCCGCGCCGAGCAACATCACGCCGGAGATGATTGCGTACGCGCTGGCGGCGCTGGAGAGGATGTACCGCCCCGGCTACCGTTACAAAAAAACGGCGGTTTTGCTCAGCGGGCTGGTTCCGGACAACGTGATTCAGACCAGTTTCTTCGACGAGGACGACGAAAGCCGCATGAGGGGAATGCGGCTGATGCGGACCGTGGATAAAATCAACGCCCGGCTGGGAGGAGGAGCGGTGAAATTCGGAGCGGCGGGCATCGCCCAAGAATGGCAAATGCGGCGGCGGCATCGCTCGCCCGCCTACACGACGCGCTGGGACGAACTGGCCGTGGTGAAATCGGGCGACGGATGCTTCCGGCGGGCGGCGCGGAAACGGAAAAACAAACGGGAAAAACGATGAATAAAGCGAAAAATTCGGCGAATCAATATCGTCGGGATTCGCTTCGTTCGACCAATCCTAATTCTAAAATCCTACGAAGCAAAAGAAAAACAATCCTCTCCCCCCACTTCCTGAATCGCGATATAATGCTTCCAGGAGATGAACCATGCTGAAAACATTCCATGCCAGTCTTTACCGCGATCGGAACGGCTATTCTGCTCAATGCTTGGAAGTGGACATCGTCAGCCAAGGCGCAACGAAAGAAGCCGCGCTCGCCAACCTTAAAGAAGCAGTCGAACTCTACTTCGAACCGCCTCAAGCTCATCCCATGCCGGAAATCCACGCCTTCGAGGTTGACCTTGCCGCCGCTGAAACCGCTTCCGTTTCGTGACGTTAAACGTAAACTCCCGTCCCTCGGCTTCCACCAAGCGTCTCAACGCGGCAGCCATGTCAAATTCATCAAAGAAACGCCTGACGGCGTTCGTGTTGTGATTGTTCCCATGCACAGAGAAATCGAGGTTGGAACTCTTAAAAACATCCTTCGTCTGGCGGGAATATCGACTGAAGAATTTATTGATCTCTAAGTAATCCTGAATAATATTTAGCGCCGTTGACTAACTGAAAATACCTCCTCCGGTGTTGACCCACCCATTACTTCGCGAAGTTGAGAACTCCATCCACTTTGGAAACATCGCATATGTGCAAACTGCGTTTGCGGTTTTTTTCTCCCGCCGGACCTTCCCCTAAAGAGCAGGTGGGAATGACGATCTTGCCGTCCTGTCCCAGAATCAGACTGTATTTATAGTCGCCCACATCGATGCAATCCGGTTCCGCGCCCAGTTTGAAATAGGGGGGATTGGATTTATCGAGGCGAATCACGGCGCCGCCTTGAGACTTCTCCATGATCTCGTTCAATTCGAATAACTCGCAGATTTTCTCGCCCGGCTTGGTATGATTTTTATTCGCCAGGTAGGTCAGGCAATTGGCGGCGAGCGTCAAGCGCGCCGAACACTCAACGCCGCGCCACATAAATAAAGCGTCAAAATAATTGGGGATGGCGATCAAGGCGATGAGCAGCGCCGAAATCGCGAGGCAAACGATTTCCCATAGCTGCAATCCGAGAATCGTGCGCTTCTCTTCTCTCTCCCCACTCCGTTCGGGTATCGCCCGGACAGGGGCGTCGCTCGTCCGATCCTTTTGCGCTTCCACTGAGGCGTTCATTTCGTTCATGGTTTCTCCGCTGTATTTATTCTTTGCATTTCCAATCGGGCAAGATCGGAAAAAATCGTGTCGGGTAAATCCAACAAAAGTTGCCGGTATTTTGTCGCATCTTCCATGCGCAAGCCAGAGGGACTGGACATTTGCAATAATTCCAATTGCGTCATTCCCCGAATTGCCGGATTGTCTACGTCGAGAAGAAGGCGCCGCCATTCTTCGCTGGCTCCGGCGCGATCACCGGCGTCCCGCTTCAATCGGCCGATGTCGTACCTCGCCCATTCTTCGATATCTTCTCCGTATCCCTTGACGGCCAATTCTCTCATGACGGGAACGGCGTCGGCGAAACGGCCTTGGAGCCGATACATGGCCGAGAGGCTATAGAGATCGAGTGATTCGCCCGTCAACGGCTCGATAGCCGCCAGGATTTTCAGCGCATCGTTCGCCCAGCGCCAATCGTCGCTATTGTCCACAATATCCTGGAGCAGCAAGCGGGCGGCTTCCACATCTTTCAAAGCCAAATGGATTTGCGCCAGGAGAAAACGAGCTTCGGAGCGCTGCGGTTGAAATTGGATATTTTCCAATAATTGCATCGCCGGTTCCAGGGACGAGAATTCCACCAACGCCTTGGCGCGCAAAAACAATAACCGATCCAGCGCCTCCGGGGACAAGGGCGGATTCACTGTGGAGGAAGATTGTTCCACTTTGCGAATCGCCGATAAAGCTTCGCCGGGCTGGAAAGCGTTCAATTGAACCGCCGCATAACGCAATAGCCGGTCCGCAATCAAAGAATCGAGAGGGAGGACGGATGTCGCTTCCAGAACCGGCGCTAAGGACGGCTTCATGAGTTGCGCCGCTTCGCGTTGATGGTCCAGGCCGGATTCGCCGCTGAGAATTTCCGCCAATTCCCGGTCGGCGGCGTTTCGATAGAGGCTTTCTGAAGCCACCGCCTGCAGAAGAACAACCGCTCCATCGCGATCCCCCTGTTTCAGGGCGGATTGGGCTAACTGAATGCGGCATAAACCGGTATCGTCCGCCTGAGCGATGTCCTCCATATCCTTGCGGAATGGCGGTCGCGCGCCGAGTTCCAGCAATGGCCGCCGCACCCATTCTTTCACTTCCGCATAGGGACGCCCTGTGGCCAATTGCACTAAGGCGGCGACTAGCGGCTTGAGATCGGCGCAAGTTTCGGCGAATTGCAGAATAGCATAGGAGAGAGACTCCGGATTGAATCCATTCGCTTGCGACGCTTTGTCGAAGACGGCGAAGGCGCGATCGTACATCCCCAACCGCAGAGCGGTTTCTCCCTCTTGGGAGACCAAAGGAGGAGGCGTCGAGTCTTTCCGTTCGTTCAATATTCCAGCCGCTGTTTGTTGATCCCCCAAAGCGAAGATTTTTTCCGCCGCTTTGAAAGCCGCCAAGGGATTGGCTGGCTGGAGATTCATCCAATCTTTCCAAAGTTGGACGGCTTCCTCTCTTTTCCCCGCATTGAATAACAGATGGCTCAGCTTTTCGCGGCGAGTGAAATCGAGCGGCAGGAATTTTACGATTCGAGCCAGAATGGCGATCGCCTCTTCGGAGCTGCGTTGAAGATGGACGAGATCCACCCATTGATCCAAAAGTTCTATCGGCGCATGGCCAATGTACTCGGCGGCAACCGTTGGGGGATCTTTCGCTTCTCCATTCATCAGGGTGGATTCGATCGCTTCCAAGGCTTCCTTCCCGCGATTGGCCTTGAGCAAGAGGTCGGTCAGCAATAAGAGAAACGGATAAGGATCGCCGCCCGTTTTGGATAATCCGCTCAAACGCCGCAATAAATCGTCCAATTTGTTCTGGGCGGAATAAACCTCCACCATCGGCGCAGCCTGCGCCCGGGCTTGTGCCGGAAAAACCGGCCAAAGGGTTTCATACAAGCCGCAGCTGCGAGAAAGGTCGCCTTGCAAGCGCAACAAATCGGCCAAATTCCACCCCAAAGCGTCGCGGTATTTGGGAATGGCGATGGCATAGAGATTATCGATCTCTTCCCGGCTCAAGGTCAGAAAAGCGTCGTTTTCGATAATCCGCATCAGGAGATGAACCTGGTAGGCTTCATCCGCCTTGGGAAACAGTTTCCAGCATTCCTTAACGGCGCGCCGATAAAAGCCCGCCCGCTCCAGGCAGCCAATATAGCGTTGCGAATAGTAATTCACCTTCAGGAACGCCGGATTCTGGGGATCGGGAGGAACGCCTTCCAACGTTTTGGCGTAATACTCCGCCGCCTGTTCGAAACGGCCTTGCGACTCCTCGATGATTCCCAGCTGGCTTAAAACGCCCGTTTTATCGGCGTAGCTTTTCCACTCTTGGGAATCGAGCATCCGCCGATAAAAATAAGAAGCGGTTACATAATCGGAGGAGACGAGGGCGGCATCGCCTTGAGATCGAAGATCGTCCAATTCGCCCCCCCATGCGAAAGAGCGGCTCCAAACGAGGACAAGCAGCAAGAATAGTCGCCCAAAGGCGTATTTTCGATTCATAAAAACATCTATTTCCAATCCGGCGACAGGTTTCGGCTATCAGCTAGGAAGGCGGATTGATATTCGCGATCAATCATAAAATAAAAACGAATCAAGCTGCCCAAAGTCATGGGCGCCGATTCGAAAAATTTTTCCGTTAAAACAGATATAAATAGCGGCTTTAGGGACAGTTTACAAGCCGGATAACGAATAACGGCGAAAACGAATAAGGATTAATGCTGCAAGAGGACGGCGCGGTTGATGTTGCGCAAGACGCATTCCGTGGTGCTGCCCAACACGAGTTCGCGGACGCGGGCATGACCGTAAGCGCCCATCGCTACTAAATCGACATCATCCTCCTTGGCGGCGGCGACAATCTGTTCCGCCGGATCGCCTTGGCGGATTTCCAGAATATCGCGCAGCTGATAGGCGTCCAGATATTTCAAGGCCTTGTCCGCCACCTGGCGCGCTTCGATTTCGTCTTCATGCACAACCAGCAGTTTCATCTTGATGCTGTTATGGGGGCAACAAGCGTAGAGATGGGCCGCCGAACGCAGCGTCTTCACGGAATATTCGCCGCCGTCGAAGCAAACCAATATCCGTTGCAGCGTGCGGTAGGAATGCGGCGTTACGATAACGGGGATATCCGAGCGGCGAATCACGCTTTCCAGATTCGATCCCAAAAGGCCGGTGCTGAAATCCGCTCCCGCGCCGCGTTGGCCGAGAAAGAGAAGGTCGCAGCACTTGGCTTCTTCCAGAATCATGTCCGTTACGATCCCTTCCCGGATTTCGCAACGGGCGGTTAGACCCGCCTTGCGGCATTCTTCCTGAATGCGATTCAATAGGTTTTCCGCGCGCTCCCATTGTTTGGAAAGCAATTCGTTCTTTTCGAAAACCGATTCGTCGAACACGGGCGGAAAATCGGCCGTCGGATAATAATACGGGTAGACGATCGCAAATTCCTTGCGATCCACCACGCTGAGAATCGTAATCTGCGCTCCCAGCCATTTCGAATATTCCAGGGCGTATCTCATGCAAACTTCGCTGTAACGAGATGCATCAACCGCTAATAGAACGGATTTATACATGACTCCCTCCACCTCCCTTCCAAAGTGCGCCGCCGTCTTCTATAGAATATTGTAACTGATTTTTCCCATTTTTCCTTCCGTAAAACTCAATTAGCCACTATAAAAAAATAGCTGGAAAAGGGCGAATACTCATCCTATTGCGATTTCTTAAAAATGAAATTATCCTTACCAAGGGGAAAACCGGCATCCAATCATTCAATCGCGCCGATTTTTAAAGGAATATCCCGTGCTAAAACCGCTGGTGAGAGAAGAACGCGCTAAAATCAACGAACCATGCCTATGGCGCCATGCGGACCAAGAAGAGGTTTTCCACGGATTTATCATCAATGAAAGCGCTACGGGAGTTTTAGTCGAAACGGACCAGATCCACGAAATCGG
The sequence above is drawn from the Candidatus Omnitrophota bacterium genome and encodes:
- a CDS encoding type II toxin-antitoxin system HicA family toxin, which gives rise to MPPLKPLPFRDVKRKLPSLGFHQASQRGSHVKFIKETPDGVRVVIVPMHREIEVGTLKNILRLAGISTEEFIDL
- a CDS encoding type II toxin-antitoxin system HicB family antitoxin; amino-acid sequence: MLKTFHASLYRDRNGYSAQCLEVDIVSQGATKEAALANLKEAVELYFEPPQAHPMPEIHAFEVDLAAAETASVS
- a CDS encoding universal stress protein, translating into MYKSVLLAVDASRYSEVCMRYALEYSKWLGAQITILSVVDRKEFAIVYPYYYPTADFPPVFDESVFEKNELLSKQWERAENLLNRIQEECRKAGLTARCEIREGIVTDMILEEAKCCDLLFLGQRGAGADFSTGLLGSNLESVIRRSDIPVIVTPHSYRTLQRILVCFDGGEYSVKTLRSAAHLYACCPHNSIKMKLLVVHEDEIEARQVADKALKYLDAYQLRDILEIRQGDPAEQIVAAAKEDDVDLVAMGAYGHARVRELVLGSTTECVLRNINRAVLLQH
- a CDS encoding tetratricopeptide repeat protein — its product is MNRKYAFGRLFLLLVLVWSRSFAWGGELDDLRSQGDAALVSSDYVTASYFYRRMLDSQEWKSYADKTGVLSQLGIIEESQGRFEQAAEYYAKTLEGVPPDPQNPAFLKVNYYSQRYIGCLERAGFYRRAVKECWKLFPKADEAYQVHLLMRIIENDAFLTLSREEIDNLYAIAIPKYRDALGWNLADLLRLQGDLSRSCGLYETLWPVFPAQARAQAAPMVEVYSAQNKLDDLLRRLSGLSKTGGDPYPFLLLLTDLLLKANRGKEALEAIESTLMNGEAKDPPTVAAEYIGHAPIELLDQWVDLVHLQRSSEEAIAILARIVKFLPLDFTRREKLSHLLFNAGKREEAVQLWKDWMNLQPANPLAAFKAAEKIFALGDQQTAAGILNERKDSTPPPLVSQEGETALRLGMYDRAFAVFDKASQANGFNPESLSYAILQFAETCADLKPLVAALVQLATGRPYAEVKEWVRRPLLELGARPPFRKDMEDIAQADDTGLCRIQLAQSALKQGDRDGAVVLLQAVASESLYRNAADRELAEILSGESGLDHQREAAQLMKPSLAPVLEATSVLPLDSLIADRLLRYAAVQLNAFQPGEALSAIRKVEQSSSTVNPPLSPEALDRLLFLRAKALVEFSSLEPAMQLLENIQFQPQRSEARFLLAQIHLALKDVEAARLLLQDIVDNSDDWRWANDALKILAAIEPLTGESLDLYSLSAMYRLQGRFADAVPVMRELAVKGYGEDIEEWARYDIGRLKRDAGDRAGASEEWRRLLLDVDNPAIRGMTQLELLQMSSPSGLRMEDATKYRQLLLDLPDTIFSDLARLEMQRINTAEKP